Proteins from one Capricornis sumatraensis isolate serow.1 chromosome 2, serow.2, whole genome shotgun sequence genomic window:
- the CHST14 gene encoding carbohydrate sulfotransferase 14: MFPRPLTPLAAPNGAEPLGRALRRAPLGRARAGLGGPPLLLPSMLMFAVIVASSGLLLMIERGILAEMKPLPLHPPNREDAVWRGTIPRPGRLSLDAGDSDLQVRQDVRNRTLRAVCGQPGMPRDPWDLPVGQRRTLLRHILVSDRYRFLYCYVPKVACSNWKRVLKVLAGVLDNVDVRLKMDHRSDLVFLADLRPDEIRYRLQHYFKFLFVRDPLERLLSAYRNKFGEIREYQQRYGVEIVKRYRAGAGPSPAGDDVTFPEFLRYLADEDPERMNEHWMPVYHLCQPCAVRYDFVGSYERLEADANQVLEWVRAPPHVRFPARQAWYRPASPESLHYHLCSAPRALLQDVLPKYILDFSLFAYPLPNVTREACHQ; encoded by the coding sequence ATGTTCCCCCGCCCGCTGACCCCGCTGGCGGCCCCAAATGGCGCCGAGCCCCTGGGCCGGGCGCTGAGGCGGGCGCCCCTGGGCAGGGCCCGGGCTGGGCTGGGCGGGCCGCCCCTGCTGCTGCCGTCCATGCTGATGTTCGCGGTGATCGTGGCTTCCAGCGGGCTGCTGCTCATGATCGAGCGGGGCATCCTGGCCGAGATGAAGCCCCTTCCCCTGCACCCTCCCAACCGCGAGGACGCGGTCTGGCGCGGGACGATCCCCAGGCCTGGGAGGCTGTCCCTGGATGCGGGGGACTCGGACCTGCAGGTGAGGCAGGACGTCCGGAACCGGACCTTGCGGGCAGTGTGCGGACAACCGGGCATGCCCCGGGACCCCTGGGACTTGCCGGTGGGGCAGCGGCGCACCCTGCTGCGCCACATCCTCGTGAGTGACCGCTACCGCTTCCTCTACTGCTACGTGCCCAAGGTGGCCTGCTCCAACTGGAAGCGGGTTCTGAAGGTGCTGGCGGGCGTCCTGGACAACGTGGACGTCCGCCTCAAGATGGACCACCGCAGCGACCTGGTGTTCCTGGCCGACCTGCGGCCTGACGAGATTCGCTACCGCCTCCAGCACTACTTCAAGTTCCTGTTTGTGCGGGACCCCTTGGAGCGCCTTCTCTCTGCTTACCGCAACAAGTTTGGCGAGATCCGAGAGTACCAGCAGCGCTACGGAGTTGAGATCGTGAAGCGGTACAGGGCTGGAGCGGGGCCCAGCCCTGCGGGGGACGATGTCACCTTCCCCGAGTTCCTGAGATACCTGGCGGATGAGGACCCCGAGCGCATGAACGAGCATTGGATGCCCGTGTACCACCTGTGCCAGCCTTGTGCGGTGCGCTATGACTTTGTGGGCTCCTATGAGCGGCTGGAGGCAGATGCCAACcaggtgctggagtgggtgcGGGCACCGCCCCATGTCCGATTCCCAGCTCGCCAGGCCTGGTACAGGCCAGCCAGCCCTGAAAGCCTGCACTACCACCTGTGCAGTGCCCCACGGGCCCTGCTGCAGGACGTCCTGCCCAAGTATATCCTGGACTTCTCCCTCTTCGCCTACCCATTGCCTAATGTCACCAGAGAGGCCTGTCACCAGTGA
- the BAHD1 gene encoding bromo adjacent homology domain-containing 1 protein isoform X2 — MTHTRRKSLPMLSSGPTGHQEPLQMEGSSVEQRGEGVEPGPPESTEHLTGRRKNYPLRKRPLVPEKPKACKVLLTRLENVAGPQSADEADELPPDLPKPPSPTPSSEDTGLSQPRKRRLASLNAEALNNLLLEREETGSLVGTRRSRGGDPHRSRDRDRAAGGWASSKKRPRLGNLGEGSRDLSPELAPDEGARRDGDPTPKRLASLNAAAFLKLSQERELPLRPPRAHPEADGHSAEPPAPKGLRPKWAKVNGKNYPKARQGAGSGEAAGPPSWQGCPEESWPSAPHRGPASQPPYQPLSKALESPLGLRPQLPLLMGGQAALKPEPGRPGEESPAPKQELHQPSFPTPQLSPLPMPGNPADYNGLYGRPELTALGNFYLYCSQDGLQCGGYSSCPMLPEGKLSPVAAPNEGLLLAPSSVPAGTPFQHPPWGSRYCSDEDTGANGYSICEMLSTSLTHFGTTCGGCPYKMPFAAGCRSLGQLEFPLPAAGHPASPAHPLLGCPVPSVPPAAEPVPHLQTPTSEPQTVARACPQSAKPPSGSKSGLRTGSSCRHTARSKAARRPSHPKQPRVQRPRPRRRRRRRTNGWVPVGAACEKAVYVLDEPEPAIRKSYQAVERHGETIRVRDTVLLKSGPRKTSTPYVAKISALWENPESGELMMSLLWYYRPEHLQGGRSPSMHEPLQNEVFASRHQDQNSVACIEEKCYVLTFAEYCRFCAMAKRRGEGLPSRKTALVPPSADYSTPPHRTVPEDTDPELVFLCRHVYDFRHGRILKNPQ; from the exons CTCTGCCCATGCTGAGTTCGGGCCCCACAGGCCACCAGGAGCCTCTGCAAATGGAAGGCAGCAGTGTGGAGCAGCGGGGAGAGGGCGTGGAGCCCGGACCTCCTGAGAGCACAGAGCACCTTACAGGGCGCCGCAAGAACTACCCACTGCGGAAGCGCCCATTAGTTCCCGAGAAGCCCAAGGCCTGCAAAGTGCTGCTGACCCGCCTGGAGAACGTAGCCGGTCCACAGAGTGCAGATGAGGCTGATGAGCTACCCCCCGACCTGCCCAAGCCCCCTAGCCCAACCCCATCCAGCGAGGACACTGGCCTCTCACAGCCCCGCAAGCGGCGCCTGGCCTCCCTCAACGCCGAGGCCCTCAATAACCTGCTGCTGGAGCGGGAGGAGACCGGCAGCCTGGTGGGCACCCGCCGCAGCCGAGGGGGAGACCCCCACCGCAGCCGGGACCGTGACCGGGCCGCTGGAGGCTGGGCCTCCTCTAAGAAGCGGCCCCGGCTTGGGAACCTCGGAGAAGGAAGTCGGGACCTGTCTCCAGAGCTGGCACCAGATGAAGGGGCCCGCAGAGATGGTGATCCAACTCCCAAGAGACTGGCCAGCCTGAATGCAGCTGCCTTCCTGAAGCTGAGCCAGGAGCGGGAGCTCCCCCTGCGCCCGCCTCGTGCCCACCCTGAAGCAGATGGGCACTCTGCGGAGCCACCAGCACCCAAGGGCCTGAGGCCTAAGTGGGCCAAGGTCAATGGCAAGAACTATCCCAAGGCCCGACAGGGGGCTGGCTCTGGGGAGGCTGCAGGCCCACCTAGCTGGCAAGGGTGCCCCGAGGAGTCTTGGCCATCTGCTCCCCATCGtgggccagccagccagccaccttACCAGCCCCTGAGCAAGGCTCTGGAGAGCCCCTTGGGGCTGCGGCCACAGCTGCCCCTGCTGATGGGGGGCCAGGCAGCCCTGAAGCCGGAGCCTGGGCGCCCAGGGGAGGAGTCACCTGCCCCCAAGCAGGAACTGCACCAGCCCTCGTTCCCCACACCACAACTCTCCCCACTCCCGATGCCTGGCAACCCTGCTGACTACAATGGCCTGTATGGTCGGCCTGAGCTCACCGCATTGGGCAACTTCTATCTGTACTGCAGCCAAGACGGGCTGCagtgtgggggctactcttcctgcCCCATGCTCCCCGAGGGCAAGCTGTCCCCAGTGGCTGCACCTAATGAGGGGCTTCTCTTGGCTCCAAGCTCAGTGCCTGCAGGCACCCCTTTCCAGCACCCTCCATGGGGTTCTCGCTATTGCTCCGACGAGGATACTGGAGCGAATGGCTACAGCATCTGTGAAATGTTGTCCACGTCTCTTACCCACTTCGGCACTACCTGTGGCGGCTGCCCCTACAAAATGCCTTTTGCAGCAG GCTGCAGATCCCTGGGCCAGCTGGAATTTCCTCTCCCGGCAGCCGGCCACCCTGCCTCACCTGCCCACCCCCTCCTGGGGTGCCCTGTGCCCAGCGTGCCACCTGCAGCAGAGCCCGTCCCCCATCTTCAGACACCCACCTCGGAGCCCCAGACAGTAGCCCGCGCGTGCCCTCAGAGCGCCAAGCCTCCTAGTGGCTCCAAGTCAGGTCTGCGCACGGGCTCCAGCTGTAGGCACACTGCGCGGAGCAAGGCCGCCCGCAGGCCCAGCCACCCTAAGCAGCCTCGTGTCCAGCGCCCACGCCCccgccgccgtcgccgccgccgcaCTAATGGCTGGGTGCCCGTCGGGGCTGCCTGCGAGAAGGCCGTCTATGTCTTG GATGAACCGGAACCAGCCATTCGAAAGAGCTACCAGGCAGTGGAGCGGCATGGAGAGACCATCCGAGTCCGGGACACTGTCCTGCTCAAGTCAGGCCCTCGAAAGACGTCCACACCTTATGTGGCCAAGATCTCTGCCCTCTGGGAGAACCCCGAATCAG GAGAGCTGATGATGAGCCTCTTGTGGTATTACAGACCAGAGCACTTACAGGGTGGCCGCAGTCCCAGCATGCACGAG CCTTTGCAGAATGAAGTTTTTGCATCACGACATCAAGACCAGAACAGTGTAGCCTGCATCGAAGAGAAGTGCTACGTGCTGACCTTTGCCGAGTACTGCAG ATTCTGTGCCATGGCCAAGCGCCGGGGCGAGGGGCTTCCTAGCCGAAAGACAGCACTGGTGCCCCCATCTGCGGACTACTCCACCCCGCCACACCGCACAGTGCCCGAGGACACGGACCCTGAACTGGTGTTTCTTTGCCGCCATGTTTATGACTTCCGCCATGGCCGCATCCTCAAGAACCCCCAGTAG
- the BAHD1 gene encoding bromo adjacent homology domain-containing 1 protein isoform X3, which yields MTHTRRKSLPMLSSGPTGHQEPLQMEGSSVEQRGEGVEPGPPESTEHLTGRRKNYPLRKRPLVPEKPKACKVLLTRLENVAGPQSADEADELPPDLPKPPSPTPSSEDTGLSQPRKRRLASLNAEALNNLLLEREETGSLVGTRRSRGGDPHRSRDRDRAAGGWASSKKRPRLGNLGEGSRDLSPELAPDEGARRDGDPTPKRLASLNAAAFLKLSQERELPLRPPRAHPEADGHSAEPPAPKGLRPKWAKVNGKNYPKARQGAGSGEAAGPPSWQGCPEESWPSAPHRGPASQPPYQPLSKALESPLGLRPQLPLLMGGQAALKPEPGRPGEESPAPKQELHQPSFPTPQLSPLPMPGNPADYNGLYGRPELTALGNFYLYCSQDGLQCGGYSSCPMLPEGKLSPVAAPNEGLLLAPSSVPAGTPFQHPPWGSRYCSDEDTGANGYSICEMLSTSLTHFGTTCGGCPYKMPFAAEGCRSLGQLEFPLPAAGHPASPAHPLLGCPVPSVPPAAEPVPHLQTPTSEPQTVARACPQSAKPPSGSKSGLRTGSSCRHTARSKAARRPSHPKQPRVQRPRPRRRRRRRTNGWVPVGAACEKAVYVLDEPEPAIRKSYQAVERHGETIRVRDTVLLKSGPRKTSTPYVAKISALWENPESGELMMSLLWYYRPEHLQGGRSPSMHENEVFASRHQDQNSVACIEEKCYVLTFAEYCRFCAMAKRRGEGLPSRKTALVPPSADYSTPPHRTVPEDTDPELVFLCRHVYDFRHGRILKNPQ from the exons CTCTGCCCATGCTGAGTTCGGGCCCCACAGGCCACCAGGAGCCTCTGCAAATGGAAGGCAGCAGTGTGGAGCAGCGGGGAGAGGGCGTGGAGCCCGGACCTCCTGAGAGCACAGAGCACCTTACAGGGCGCCGCAAGAACTACCCACTGCGGAAGCGCCCATTAGTTCCCGAGAAGCCCAAGGCCTGCAAAGTGCTGCTGACCCGCCTGGAGAACGTAGCCGGTCCACAGAGTGCAGATGAGGCTGATGAGCTACCCCCCGACCTGCCCAAGCCCCCTAGCCCAACCCCATCCAGCGAGGACACTGGCCTCTCACAGCCCCGCAAGCGGCGCCTGGCCTCCCTCAACGCCGAGGCCCTCAATAACCTGCTGCTGGAGCGGGAGGAGACCGGCAGCCTGGTGGGCACCCGCCGCAGCCGAGGGGGAGACCCCCACCGCAGCCGGGACCGTGACCGGGCCGCTGGAGGCTGGGCCTCCTCTAAGAAGCGGCCCCGGCTTGGGAACCTCGGAGAAGGAAGTCGGGACCTGTCTCCAGAGCTGGCACCAGATGAAGGGGCCCGCAGAGATGGTGATCCAACTCCCAAGAGACTGGCCAGCCTGAATGCAGCTGCCTTCCTGAAGCTGAGCCAGGAGCGGGAGCTCCCCCTGCGCCCGCCTCGTGCCCACCCTGAAGCAGATGGGCACTCTGCGGAGCCACCAGCACCCAAGGGCCTGAGGCCTAAGTGGGCCAAGGTCAATGGCAAGAACTATCCCAAGGCCCGACAGGGGGCTGGCTCTGGGGAGGCTGCAGGCCCACCTAGCTGGCAAGGGTGCCCCGAGGAGTCTTGGCCATCTGCTCCCCATCGtgggccagccagccagccaccttACCAGCCCCTGAGCAAGGCTCTGGAGAGCCCCTTGGGGCTGCGGCCACAGCTGCCCCTGCTGATGGGGGGCCAGGCAGCCCTGAAGCCGGAGCCTGGGCGCCCAGGGGAGGAGTCACCTGCCCCCAAGCAGGAACTGCACCAGCCCTCGTTCCCCACACCACAACTCTCCCCACTCCCGATGCCTGGCAACCCTGCTGACTACAATGGCCTGTATGGTCGGCCTGAGCTCACCGCATTGGGCAACTTCTATCTGTACTGCAGCCAAGACGGGCTGCagtgtgggggctactcttcctgcCCCATGCTCCCCGAGGGCAAGCTGTCCCCAGTGGCTGCACCTAATGAGGGGCTTCTCTTGGCTCCAAGCTCAGTGCCTGCAGGCACCCCTTTCCAGCACCCTCCATGGGGTTCTCGCTATTGCTCCGACGAGGATACTGGAGCGAATGGCTACAGCATCTGTGAAATGTTGTCCACGTCTCTTACCCACTTCGGCACTACCTGTGGCGGCTGCCCCTACAAAATGCCTTTTGCAGCAG AAGGCTGCAGATCCCTGGGCCAGCTGGAATTTCCTCTCCCGGCAGCCGGCCACCCTGCCTCACCTGCCCACCCCCTCCTGGGGTGCCCTGTGCCCAGCGTGCCACCTGCAGCAGAGCCCGTCCCCCATCTTCAGACACCCACCTCGGAGCCCCAGACAGTAGCCCGCGCGTGCCCTCAGAGCGCCAAGCCTCCTAGTGGCTCCAAGTCAGGTCTGCGCACGGGCTCCAGCTGTAGGCACACTGCGCGGAGCAAGGCCGCCCGCAGGCCCAGCCACCCTAAGCAGCCTCGTGTCCAGCGCCCACGCCCccgccgccgtcgccgccgccgcaCTAATGGCTGGGTGCCCGTCGGGGCTGCCTGCGAGAAGGCCGTCTATGTCTTG GATGAACCGGAACCAGCCATTCGAAAGAGCTACCAGGCAGTGGAGCGGCATGGAGAGACCATCCGAGTCCGGGACACTGTCCTGCTCAAGTCAGGCCCTCGAAAGACGTCCACACCTTATGTGGCCAAGATCTCTGCCCTCTGGGAGAACCCCGAATCAG GAGAGCTGATGATGAGCCTCTTGTGGTATTACAGACCAGAGCACTTACAGGGTGGCCGCAGTCCCAGCATGCACGAG AATGAAGTTTTTGCATCACGACATCAAGACCAGAACAGTGTAGCCTGCATCGAAGAGAAGTGCTACGTGCTGACCTTTGCCGAGTACTGCAG ATTCTGTGCCATGGCCAAGCGCCGGGGCGAGGGGCTTCCTAGCCGAAAGACAGCACTGGTGCCCCCATCTGCGGACTACTCCACCCCGCCACACCGCACAGTGCCCGAGGACACGGACCCTGAACTGGTGTTTCTTTGCCGCCATGTTTATGACTTCCGCCATGGCCGCATCCTCAAGAACCCCCAGTAG
- the BAHD1 gene encoding bromo adjacent homology domain-containing 1 protein isoform X1, translating into MTHTRRKSLPMLSSGPTGHQEPLQMEGSSVEQRGEGVEPGPPESTEHLTGRRKNYPLRKRPLVPEKPKACKVLLTRLENVAGPQSADEADELPPDLPKPPSPTPSSEDTGLSQPRKRRLASLNAEALNNLLLEREETGSLVGTRRSRGGDPHRSRDRDRAAGGWASSKKRPRLGNLGEGSRDLSPELAPDEGARRDGDPTPKRLASLNAAAFLKLSQERELPLRPPRAHPEADGHSAEPPAPKGLRPKWAKVNGKNYPKARQGAGSGEAAGPPSWQGCPEESWPSAPHRGPASQPPYQPLSKALESPLGLRPQLPLLMGGQAALKPEPGRPGEESPAPKQELHQPSFPTPQLSPLPMPGNPADYNGLYGRPELTALGNFYLYCSQDGLQCGGYSSCPMLPEGKLSPVAAPNEGLLLAPSSVPAGTPFQHPPWGSRYCSDEDTGANGYSICEMLSTSLTHFGTTCGGCPYKMPFAAEGCRSLGQLEFPLPAAGHPASPAHPLLGCPVPSVPPAAEPVPHLQTPTSEPQTVARACPQSAKPPSGSKSGLRTGSSCRHTARSKAARRPSHPKQPRVQRPRPRRRRRRRTNGWVPVGAACEKAVYVLDEPEPAIRKSYQAVERHGETIRVRDTVLLKSGPRKTSTPYVAKISALWENPESGELMMSLLWYYRPEHLQGGRSPSMHEPLQNEVFASRHQDQNSVACIEEKCYVLTFAEYCRFCAMAKRRGEGLPSRKTALVPPSADYSTPPHRTVPEDTDPELVFLCRHVYDFRHGRILKNPQ; encoded by the exons CTCTGCCCATGCTGAGTTCGGGCCCCACAGGCCACCAGGAGCCTCTGCAAATGGAAGGCAGCAGTGTGGAGCAGCGGGGAGAGGGCGTGGAGCCCGGACCTCCTGAGAGCACAGAGCACCTTACAGGGCGCCGCAAGAACTACCCACTGCGGAAGCGCCCATTAGTTCCCGAGAAGCCCAAGGCCTGCAAAGTGCTGCTGACCCGCCTGGAGAACGTAGCCGGTCCACAGAGTGCAGATGAGGCTGATGAGCTACCCCCCGACCTGCCCAAGCCCCCTAGCCCAACCCCATCCAGCGAGGACACTGGCCTCTCACAGCCCCGCAAGCGGCGCCTGGCCTCCCTCAACGCCGAGGCCCTCAATAACCTGCTGCTGGAGCGGGAGGAGACCGGCAGCCTGGTGGGCACCCGCCGCAGCCGAGGGGGAGACCCCCACCGCAGCCGGGACCGTGACCGGGCCGCTGGAGGCTGGGCCTCCTCTAAGAAGCGGCCCCGGCTTGGGAACCTCGGAGAAGGAAGTCGGGACCTGTCTCCAGAGCTGGCACCAGATGAAGGGGCCCGCAGAGATGGTGATCCAACTCCCAAGAGACTGGCCAGCCTGAATGCAGCTGCCTTCCTGAAGCTGAGCCAGGAGCGGGAGCTCCCCCTGCGCCCGCCTCGTGCCCACCCTGAAGCAGATGGGCACTCTGCGGAGCCACCAGCACCCAAGGGCCTGAGGCCTAAGTGGGCCAAGGTCAATGGCAAGAACTATCCCAAGGCCCGACAGGGGGCTGGCTCTGGGGAGGCTGCAGGCCCACCTAGCTGGCAAGGGTGCCCCGAGGAGTCTTGGCCATCTGCTCCCCATCGtgggccagccagccagccaccttACCAGCCCCTGAGCAAGGCTCTGGAGAGCCCCTTGGGGCTGCGGCCACAGCTGCCCCTGCTGATGGGGGGCCAGGCAGCCCTGAAGCCGGAGCCTGGGCGCCCAGGGGAGGAGTCACCTGCCCCCAAGCAGGAACTGCACCAGCCCTCGTTCCCCACACCACAACTCTCCCCACTCCCGATGCCTGGCAACCCTGCTGACTACAATGGCCTGTATGGTCGGCCTGAGCTCACCGCATTGGGCAACTTCTATCTGTACTGCAGCCAAGACGGGCTGCagtgtgggggctactcttcctgcCCCATGCTCCCCGAGGGCAAGCTGTCCCCAGTGGCTGCACCTAATGAGGGGCTTCTCTTGGCTCCAAGCTCAGTGCCTGCAGGCACCCCTTTCCAGCACCCTCCATGGGGTTCTCGCTATTGCTCCGACGAGGATACTGGAGCGAATGGCTACAGCATCTGTGAAATGTTGTCCACGTCTCTTACCCACTTCGGCACTACCTGTGGCGGCTGCCCCTACAAAATGCCTTTTGCAGCAG AAGGCTGCAGATCCCTGGGCCAGCTGGAATTTCCTCTCCCGGCAGCCGGCCACCCTGCCTCACCTGCCCACCCCCTCCTGGGGTGCCCTGTGCCCAGCGTGCCACCTGCAGCAGAGCCCGTCCCCCATCTTCAGACACCCACCTCGGAGCCCCAGACAGTAGCCCGCGCGTGCCCTCAGAGCGCCAAGCCTCCTAGTGGCTCCAAGTCAGGTCTGCGCACGGGCTCCAGCTGTAGGCACACTGCGCGGAGCAAGGCCGCCCGCAGGCCCAGCCACCCTAAGCAGCCTCGTGTCCAGCGCCCACGCCCccgccgccgtcgccgccgccgcaCTAATGGCTGGGTGCCCGTCGGGGCTGCCTGCGAGAAGGCCGTCTATGTCTTG GATGAACCGGAACCAGCCATTCGAAAGAGCTACCAGGCAGTGGAGCGGCATGGAGAGACCATCCGAGTCCGGGACACTGTCCTGCTCAAGTCAGGCCCTCGAAAGACGTCCACACCTTATGTGGCCAAGATCTCTGCCCTCTGGGAGAACCCCGAATCAG GAGAGCTGATGATGAGCCTCTTGTGGTATTACAGACCAGAGCACTTACAGGGTGGCCGCAGTCCCAGCATGCACGAG CCTTTGCAGAATGAAGTTTTTGCATCACGACATCAAGACCAGAACAGTGTAGCCTGCATCGAAGAGAAGTGCTACGTGCTGACCTTTGCCGAGTACTGCAG ATTCTGTGCCATGGCCAAGCGCCGGGGCGAGGGGCTTCCTAGCCGAAAGACAGCACTGGTGCCCCCATCTGCGGACTACTCCACCCCGCCACACCGCACAGTGCCCGAGGACACGGACCCTGAACTGGTGTTTCTTTGCCGCCATGTTTATGACTTCCGCCATGGCCGCATCCTCAAGAACCCCCAGTAG